The Biomphalaria glabrata chromosome 1, xgBioGlab47.1, whole genome shotgun sequence sequence agatGTAGATCCAAGTTAGATATAAGTagctctagatatagatctatagcagtggttcccaaacttttttgtctcgtagaccccttgccatggtttctgattttcggtagaccccctgcttaacttatattgcatttttgcaaattcatcaacatttttaaaactaatttctaaatgtagtgagtctcagagtgaaaaagtaatttaaagctgcGTTTGAAGTTATGCAGgtgtcatttttattgataaaatttgaatttaaaccaattaaaataacaaaatatgtatTCCTGGAATCATCAAATACACtggttatgttgttttttttgtaggctcatcatccgttgctacggatattatgtttcatatagaaatttgttgttatataaagtagtctttgaaacattaaatattaattaattaatttgctttAGGGATTCTTGTAAACTTTTTCAAAAGATCAGTTTCTCTTGTATTTCATGttctttcatgtgtggctcaaatataGGGTccgcagaactgttttcactaacaggagaagtggcgaaggcgagtaactaaCACCAAAACCAGTAAGCCTTGGACAGGcgggactcattagccttggctttatacctacctagcagaaggatatctgaattcaaacctctgctgtctTGCAACTATAAACATGGGTTTtgtgagtcaaccctgaggaaaaataaggagccagcAGTTTGCTGCAAACAGCGCTACATCCTGTCAGGGCCTGCTagaccgctgatcccaaactgtttaTGTCGTTtgaaaagaattacataagaagcttttaagactaagactaaaactgctttattgatccttgcggaaatttgttgtgattacaaggactcttttctcatataaagacaacaccgATGttcccttgaactgtattgttgcaagaaattcgtttaataatatcagatgtaggtttgtttttaaacagtttttaaaactatttcaacggcaggtaaaatcaatgttttatctaaagtgttttccatatttggctataaataaagagatattgtaagtcgttcgcaaaccatcatcttcactttatgatgtcgaagagaaattttgtgggtctattctgaacttatctttttcaaacttttatctttttatcaggatggcatcgtctcaaattaTCCTCTAGCGtgattagtttcatatcgtcataaaaaggcacttaggcaaccgcatgtttgacaaggaaagaatgaatcccaattttaaataatcatcggtgtacaatctacatttcttgTTGTTAAACATAACTtatatgtagacaaaattaagatatttaggcctaaataagtattaaaattaaatacaaacatttttcgtttgaatagcaggataaatgtttaaaagattaactaaggtacagatCATATATCAGTGTAggaaataataacattaatggGAGTGAAAATTTAagttacaaatgaaatgaaatccattatcgtagacccccatggacatctcatagacccccattttattttttcactttcgtagactccttggaagtcttcgtggatccctgggggtctatatagaccactttgggaatcactgatctatagtgagaaatatatatattaaagtttaaaaattttctCTAACTAATAACTAATCATTACTAATGCTATAAAGGCCCAGTGTGGTAGAGATCCACTTcttgtaaacaatttatatcaGCATGAAAAAGAGTCACATAGGGAAGCCTCAATATGCAGTTTTAATGCTTAACATTCCCTTCCTCTAAGCATCGCTCCTCATCTGGTTGTTCTTGCTTAAGAACACAGCTGAGATTCAGCAGCTTTCTCTCAATTGCTTTTCAAAGCATTTTTGGTGGACTTCATGTGCAAAGCTTAGTAAACAGTTTCtcttgtacaaaatttaataattagtgAAACAAACACAAGTGTAGCTCATACTTTTGAAGTATTTCCAAAACCCAagcatgtttttattttcaaacacatttattatttatagttgtttgagAAAGAAGTTGTTACAATATCTGTAAAGCAGTTATctattatagaatgctcagactgcaaaaagctttctcctcccatctatatatatacaaacaatagTGCCATGCATGCATTTTGTGTGCAGTAATGCTCAATGCAGTGTAAATGTTATGTAATACaacattaattaaagaaaatattaaataaaatgacttTACatctatagtttaaaaaaattcagcaacatctttttttttaagtcgccGCGACAGGCCTGTTAAAAAacgggaaaaaggggggggggggtttacaaAATTTCCTAAGATTTTTGTAAAGTCAGTTCCCATCACTGAATGATTAAGCCactaaaaatctatatatatatatatattaaaactatTATTACTATTGGACTAGTTATGAGGTTTAGAATAAGATTTTACAACTAAGTTAGGCCTATTAAACTATATAGGTctactatatattttaaattgccCTTCCAAGTCTTTAGAAGTGCTACAAgattagtgactttttttttccccttgtttcgtatgttccttcataattttaaattattattacaccctagtccaaacctcccacatgACGGCAGGGTTTTGAACCCAAGACCACGAATAcagcagtccagagcgcatacggTATGCTCAGGTAGCCATCCACTTTACTGTTAGTGAGTCtggaaaacataaaataaaagtctgaaaaatgtctggaattcattttcacaaaagTTGTATGAAACATGTTTCTGCCTTAAATCATATCTCTattattatagtcattatagacaAATGGATGAAATATATCActatagttaaaattaaattataaatgagGTTAAAGAGGTGTAGACTGTAGTGTGAGTATTGTCAAGCATAATTCATCTAAtcgaatcccccccccccctccccggttAGTATGTTCGTTGTTcgagcagatcaaagaaaataaatttgtaaaacaTACATCatgtttttaatctttaattttcaccacaaaatcattttcttttactCCAGCGCCAGGAGACCAGCCATTTCCACATTTTCCAGGCTCCACAACTTTATTACGTCTTGTAACTGACGTCACACCAAGGTCGTCAGACACAACAGtgttacatgtagatctagctgGCTGTTGTGAGAATAAtttagaaggggggggggagtgaaagAGTGATAGGTGATCTCATACTCTTTCCCATCCAGAGCTAACCACTCTTCTAACATGTTCAATGGAAAGGGGGTGGTACACACTTTTGATTACAACATTCTTTGAGACCATACCTAGCGCAGGTCCTCTCCTGTAACAGGCTCAGTGTAAGTGATGTAACTGGCTTGAACCAGCTCTTCTAGACACAACAGGCTTTACCGTAGTAGCTGTTCGATCAGTAATTGTATACACTAGTATTGCTCTCGCTAGACACATCAGTCTTTATTAGTCTACTATTGTAGCTTTTCTGTGTTGAATGTCTGAGTGTGTAAAAATGacatcaaacatatttttttttgtggtataGTACTTGTCGACCAATAATTATTATTCTACTATTCTGATCTAGAAAACTAGATTTGCATATTATATTGATTTaatctgaattttaaaattatgtatatTTATTCTGATATTCTATAATACTCAGGTACTTTTTTATCAATTGAAAAAACTATGCTGCTCGAACTTTCTAACATGCTAACTTTCGCCATAAAGctcaaaaaaatgtaataaaataaattcagaCTCAATGCACAACATATTTTATATAACACATGTTTCCTTATGTGTGTCTATATATCAAATATGCAAGTCTCTTGGAGTTGAAGAGtcatcagacttaaaaatagtCCTAAGTCTATGACCCATCTCCTTCAATATCGGAAGTTAAAAAACAATTCCACACCTCTTGAGTTTGACCTCATCGTGAACTTTGCATTTACaaggaaaaagaaataatgtgtgtcggaagtaaagaaaaaagctGCATGTGCAGTAGAATTATAGCAGtccttttgtaaactttcaaataaaaaaattttagtaATAAAAAGTGAGCCTCTCTGCAAATCGGGGCTGCTTGAACTTTACACTTTACTCTGCATAGTCTTATCAAAGTGCTAGATtagatatattataaatttatagatctacattgaaagtagtttttaaagtaacacTTGATTGtggctagatctatatcatagaTGACCTCAGAAAGAAACAGTTGGAGATgcaattttcatttattttatagttccacaactaaatatttaaaaaattataaaaattttaactGGTGGATTTTATCCTGTGTGTGTTCACACCCCTCTGCTATAATGTACTGGATGACAGCATCTCAACATATCAATGACTCTATATTCTGACCTTCTATTCCTCTGgatcccccacacacacacacaaattattattttttgggtTACACCCTTGACTCTTTACTGGATTTTCTGATGTTCCAGGCGCTCCTGGAAATCTggaattgcaaaatataccaaGAAGTCCTAaatatctcctgaaattattcaattattaaaatcttaaaatctTATTAAAAACTTTTCAAAAACCTCttgaaaaaatagacaaaattgtcattttagggTGCCATTCATTATATATGGAAAATGCTGATCCTacgttcaattaaaaaaaaaagcactgtcagctttattgaataaaaatgtaataatagggCGAAGTTTAACCAAAACCACAAGTTCCAATACttcatttactttaatagtcattggtatattaataataataataattttatttataaaacaaaatttattacaaacaaaatataggctcaaggcgctgtaacaacattacaaacaaaaacacgagagctaagatgacagttaatctaaaaaagttttaaacagataggtcttaatgttcttcttaaaagtggtgtagcatgttgtctgtctgagatcaatggggagtgagttccaagcCTTTGGTctgtgaactgaaaaagcatgcagaccgtagcttttgagggagaaatgtggcactactaaaagcgtagAGTCCATtcagcgcagggctctctgggggacatatggagtaatcagttcgctaaggtacaagggcatctcattgttatatatacactgatgacaaagtgtggcgaccttgtaatcgattctcgctttcacgggaagccaatggagcgtgcgcaagagcgtagtagcagaatcttgtctagatctatctcgatctcttttaaaaatgaaagcaTATAAATTTACAAATTTGCATAGAACATGATCtagagatttagatctagaattaaaatcacacaaattaaaatgctagatctagatctacattatatagatctatatatctagacaaaattgatatatatatctatttataattaagaCTTGATTGTCAATAGACTAAGATTTTTAGTAAGAgccagtctagatctatattataaactATCACTTTCACTGTGACAATTCTTTTCATTTTGAATTCTAGAGATACATTTGTATTCatgcagatctaaatttactCTTTCtccccatttctctctctctacttctccctttttttttcttttacacccTGCATAGatttttaattgtagatttatttataagattagatttttttaaaagtcaagttcccctttcagaccttgtggtctatagggcagttgatgtaaaggtcatctgtttctgtggcctacggttaacgaggttgtcatgcggccagcacaacgaccaatcaccttttcttttccccaactaatgtcaggtacccattagagctgggtggactcagaggtgtccaaagatcctgaaataaaaaatcagtcttcaccaggattcaaacctgggacctccgtttagaagccaagtgctttaccattcAACCAGCACGCCTCCTGAGATTAAATTAAGTCTTGTCTTATTATTCAATTCTACagaattgtgttttatattgtaGTTATTTTCTACTCACACTCACACAATGTTCTtgaggggggaaaaaagaaaatattaatttgattttattaGCTTTTTAAATTGTCCACAATGGCGAGTATGCActaaaaaattattgatttcattttgtttttataaactttgcACATTGATTGGTCGATATGAAGCAATTATGGCCACTTCGCAAAATGGTCAGCCAGatggcaaaaaaaatataagcaatgcttattacttttaaaattattttgtctaaaaaaaaaacacgttagTGAGGGTTTGGTGTAAGAGAGAAACAGTAGTTTAATAAGACAATATCATCTATTATTTAAACCTAAAGACAAACAATGCTTGAGATTACAAACACATTATACAATATCTGTCAACAGGTGAAAAAGTTTTATGTTATCATGGACCTTTACTTTATGAGGCTAAAGTAAGTCTTTAACATGTTTAGtagtaaatattaaatataataaatattttttgttacacaATATCCATGAAAGTgtactttaacttttttttttcctcatgacaatgtatttaaagttacaaaaacaaaaatatcctTTAGTtgtttaacatttacataaagcTCACATTGCCTGCTGACTTCTACCCTTTTTGTTTCCTCTTTCAAGTGCATGCGGATGGAGGTGAAGGATGGAAAAGTTCAATATTTAATACATTATAATGGCTGGAATAAAAAGTAAGTTTCAAAGTCGTAGCCATGATCTGAGCTTGTAGGCTGTTTCTGTCATTCATCAATAAGTTATGtatgcctattttttttttcagctttatcATAACTTTATGTCATCGCTATTTCTCTTTCGTTCTCTTTCTACAGCTGGGATGAATGGGTTCAGGAAAGTCGAGTTGTCAAAAACAATGAGGCAGGCATTCAGAAACAGAAAGAGCTCCTAAAAAATCATGGGTTTGTAGTACAAACTGAATTACATATATTGTAGCAATAGAATTTTGTAATGCTTTATGAAATGTTAaatcaaatcttttttaaaatgtgcaaACATTACCTCTAATTCTTAGATCTGTGGAACATGTGAAGGAACCATTACTCTTACACAACTTCTTCCCATCTGCTTTGATTCTCAATTTTATTTCAGTGAATCTAAAAAGTCTTATATGGTTAAGTTCTTAATCAAGAGTTGAGATCTTATTCTTTTTGAGCTTTTTGGCATCCACAATCACATTAGCATTGTTAAATATTGCCTTGTTGAGTAAATAGTTAAAAATCATTACAGTATGGAATCATGTTGAATGGTCACATTCAATGATATGCCTTGTGAAAAACATACATTGTTCAATACTTTTCAGTACTTGATACATAAGACTTTGTTGGAAGCACATTCTGTCTTTTGGGGTCTGCTCTTATGTTTTAAATGAACACATTTTCAAATCAACTGTATTCTTTTTAACTCAATTGAAAGCCCAATTATTAACAAAGAATTTGAGACTTTGAAAGCCCATTTATTAACAAAGATCTTGGGACTTTAAAAGTCCATTTATTAGCTAAGAACAAGGTTAAAGTCCATTTATTAGCTAAGAACTAGGTGAAAGTCCATCTATTAACAAAGAACTTGGGACTTGTGAACAACTTTGACAGAACCTTGTTGAATATAACAGGTTTAAATATGTGCATGATGCTagtaacttatattttttttattattgttatctttCCATCTTCATAGTGCACAagtgaagaaaaataaaagtaacaaaaagttAGAGAAAGAAAGTACAAAACCAAAAACACCTTCAGGAAGTGGgaaggaaaaagagaaagacaaagacaaagaaaaatctGTTGTCAAGGAAAAAGAAGCAACTAAAGAAGtcaaagaaaaggaaaaagagaAGTCTGCTGCAGAAAAAACTCCAAAAGAAAAGGCAACTCCtaaggagaaagaaaaaaaagaaaaagaaccaAAACAGCGACCCTCCACTCCTCAGCTTGCAGTgacggaaaagaaaaaagaaaaagaagtagaaaaagagacaaaagagaaggataaaaaagaagaaaaggaaaaGACCACTTCTGGTTAGTAGCATTCTGGGCTGTGAATAGTTGTAGATGTTTGTTAATTACTACATATTAAcagttaaaagattttttttattgctctaTTATAGTTCCAACAGTCACCTCCACTCAAGAATCTGCACCAGCTACTCCACAATCGACATCTGCCTCTGGTGAACCAAAGCGAAAACGTCCACGAATTGAACAGACTGTTGAATCAGTAAGATCACTttattttctcctttttttttccctcatttgaagaattatttttttttgttccttctGTCACAAGAAGCAATGTATGTGCTCAGAGTGTCCTCTTCACATTCCTGGGTCTTATATATATGGATCATGGTTTGCCtaggccagtgatgcccaacctaattcgacctgcgggccattttaattttcgacactcgtttcgcgggccacatgaccgaaaaagtaacaaaaataaaaacagaaatgaaattgactttaaactaattttatgaGAAACCCATGGatgtagtacttacattaactAATTGcatatttgaattatttttttcactcgTCGGAAAATGggttcatttctctacttcaaatgtgagcaacattttagCAAGTTTTACCACCGACTaattttctttgtctctttgtgttaaatattcccatcaataccgctatatttgtttcataatgctgttcatatgctgtttttttttttggttaaaaagccacactttctttataaaacaaatatgttggcttattatcatgttccaaacAAAGAAAGTatagatccgttcactttttctgttacattttacattaaagTGTTAAATGTTgtggtaccaatccattagaaaaaagagagagccCTAACATAGGTAGagttacatttttcaacctttttttttgggcaGGAGGTGTGGGTGATTtccttaattttgttttggcgTTTCGGCaggccggatagaaccacgtcgcgggccgtaCTTTTAGGCATCACTGGCCTAGGCCATTGGCTGAGTTCACCTAGCTATAACAACTTTAATAATggagtgtgtgtttatgtgtgatATGGTAATggagtatttattgttagttgtaGAGATAGAAagcattaatttaatgttagtcttgtagaatAATGCAAAATAGAGagcattaatttaatgttagtcttgtagaatAATGCAAGATAAGCAGCACTGTTGTAAGCTGTGTTAAGTACGCCAGATAGCGCCAGTTTGAGTGTAAGGGTATGTTTTATAAGTGAGTTAGATTAGTTTAATATGTGTTTGGTTATTGGTGGGAGTTTTCCTAATATTTTGTCTGGTCCATTTtcttcagacaaaaaaaaaatcctattcccccccccccctttttttttttttttctcctgaatttttttttttttttgaggattttttttttttttttggtttgaaaaaaaaatgattttatttattatttttctttatcttttttttttaaaatttagatttaatttttcttctataggaagAAACTTACTTATCCAAGATTGAAGTCAAAATCAAGATTCCAGAGGATTTAAAACCAGTTCTTGTTGATGATTGGGATTTAATAACTCGACAGAAAATGGTAAAGAAAAGCctagatttttttaacaaaccttAATGAAACGGGATTTGCTTATTATAAGACAtacatactattttttttaactttttagctTGTGACCTTACCATGCAAACAAACAGTGGATGATATTATTGATGACTATATTAAAGCCAAAACAtcaaaaaattcaaatattaaCAAGTTAGTACAGTAttgtatacatattttttaaacttatctgTCAGCTTTATCAGTGAAAGAGTATTAAAGGCAGCTTCATTATAGACAAAGTTTTCCACAAGATCTGCTAATTAAACttccatatttgttttcatttcagaGATGCCATGCTAGAAACAATGCTGGGATGTAAAGATTATTTCAATGTAATGCTAGGAGCTCAGTTGTTATACAAATTTGAAAGACCTCAGTATAGTGAagtaattcatatttatatagattggttttctttttaagtaGTTTTTATTCACTCTTCTAATTGGTTTATGCTACAGTTGTCATCAAATACTCTGTAAAAGAAGTAAAATGTCCATCTTCTTTCACATTGCTTTATAAAGACTTGTGACATTTTCAAAAAGATTTTTGGAATGCTTACAGTAAAACTTAATGTtgtgctcaacattaaaattttctAAGCAGctaaacatttaaattaaaagaattttttttaaatttatatttgaattGCAGGAAGACTAACTGCTATTataattttatgtttgtgtaaagcatttaattgaaaaatttttgtgtttttgaaaaCCCTTTCAACTCAAGCATGTGTTAGAaatcagcctttttttttcaatcaaggTGCATAACTTGTTTAAATAATTATGGTATTTTTTAAAGGAAGAACAatgataaaaattttaattaaaatttatttttaaaaaaaacatgacaaaaaattgtttcacttctaaaagaaaataaattaaatttataacattaatttttaattcaaCAATATTTTCTCCATTGGGTCAAACCCTAAACCCAATCAATATTTTCTCCATTGGGTCAAACCCTAAACCCAATCAATATTTTCTCCATTGGGTCAAACCCTAAACCCAATCAATATTTTCTCCATTGGGTCAAACCCTAAACCCAATCAA is a genomic window containing:
- the LOC106057985 gene encoding mortality factor 4-like protein 1; protein product: MAPKPKFQEGEKVLCYHGPLLYEAKCMRMEVKDGKVQYLIHYNGWNKNWDEWVQESRVVKNNEAGIQKQKELLKNHGAQVKKNKSNKKLEKESTKPKTPSGSGKEKEKDKDKEKSVVKEKEATKEVKEKEKEKSAAEKTPKEKATPKEKEKKEKEPKQRPSTPQLAVTEKKKEKEVEKETKEKDKKEEKEKTTSVPTVTSTQESAPATPQSTSASGEPKRKRPRIEQTVESEETYLSKIEVKIKIPEDLKPVLVDDWDLITRQKMLVTLPCKQTVDDIIDDYIKAKTSKNSNINKDAMLETMLGCKDYFNVMLGAQLLYKFERPQYSEILSEYPEKPMSSIYGAIHFLRLFVRLGAMLAYTTLDERTVHILLNHIHEFFKYLSKNGPNLFKISNYEIASPDYHRKAI